In Clostridium sp. DL-VIII, the following proteins share a genomic window:
- a CDS encoding MORN repeat-containing protein, translating to MATLLTMIVFFSFLGCIGIIPLFIYSKKKKDFKYKPEKLLKILKALAATFVISFILFGITVPHANDTKAVQAQAQQEQNDGNVTDKTINSGKYTGTLKNGKREGTGTFTAANGDSYKGDWKDDKMNGQGTLNYANGDVYSGTYENGLRSGKGTFTWKESQDTYTGDWKADAMTGQGVYDFGSGENTGDKYTGEWNNNKMEGKGTYTYKDGKNLTGTWKDNKCISESK from the coding sequence ATGGCGACTTTACTGACAATGATTGTATTTTTTAGTTTCTTAGGGTGTATAGGAATAATACCATTATTTATTTATTCAAAAAAGAAAAAAGATTTCAAATATAAACCAGAGAAACTATTAAAAATATTAAAAGCATTAGCAGCAACATTTGTAATATCATTCATTTTGTTTGGAATAACTGTACCACATGCGAATGATACTAAGGCAGTACAGGCACAAGCTCAGCAAGAACAAAATGATGGTAATGTAACAGACAAAACAATCAACAGTGGAAAATATACGGGAACACTTAAGAATGGAAAAAGAGAAGGTACTGGAACATTCACAGCAGCGAATGGGGATAGTTATAAAGGTGACTGGAAAGATGATAAAATGAATGGTCAAGGAACTTTAAATTATGCAAATGGAGATGTTTATTCAGGAACTTATGAAAACGGATTAAGGTCAGGAAAAGGAACATTTACATGGAAAGAAAGTCAAGATACATATACTGGTGACTGGAAAGCAGATGCGATGACTGGACAAGGCGTTTATGATTTTGGCTCTGGTGAAAATACAGGAGATAAGTATACTGGTGAATGGAATAACAACAAAATGGAAGGAAAAGGCACATACACTTATAAAGATGGAAAAAATTTGACTGGAACATGGAAAGACAATAAATGCATTTCAGAAAGTAAGTAA
- a CDS encoding HNH endonuclease domain-containing protein: MQKCNPNVPGIAMKLEAPKNRDSLREQTKIWENVIERKHIKDLYTGLDFTKENYDEHGVLSIDHFVPWSFVLHNQMWNLIPTFKNINSKKNDNLLPFDLYIDKFCKMQYEVFNYVVNENKRNQIDEYREVLKIENAKKFVKENREEEFIKKLKPEIGPVYGVAVNQGFGVLEKFI; this comes from the coding sequence ATGCAAAAATGTAACCCCAATGTACCTGGAATAGCAATGAAATTAGAAGCTCCTAAAAATAGAGATTCTTTAAGAGAACAAACAAAAATATGGGAAAATGTCATAGAAAGAAAGCACATAAAAGATTTATATACAGGCTTAGATTTTACAAAAGAAAATTACGATGAACATGGAGTGTTAAGTATAGATCATTTCGTTCCTTGGAGCTTTGTTCTTCATAATCAAATGTGGAATCTAATACCAACCTTTAAAAATATAAATAGTAAGAAAAATGATAATTTGCTTCCTTTTGATTTATATATAGACAAGTTCTGTAAAATGCAATATGAAGTCTTTAATTACGTAGTTAATGAGAATAAAAGAAATCAAATTGATGAATATAGGGAAGTTTTAAAAATAGAAAATGCTAAAAAGTTCGTTAAGGAAAATAGAGAAGAAGAATTTATAAAGAAACTTAAGCCGGAGATTGGACCGGTTTATGGGGTGGCTGTAAATCAGGGGTTTGGAGTGCTGGAAAAATTTATTTAG
- a CDS encoding GIY-YIG nuclease family protein produces the protein MISRNKKDWISALENQKAVYLIRDTNNGKLYVGSATGENGMLLQRWKSYVSNGHGGNKELLDILNTQGFDYMKKYFQYSILENYNSRVDKQIILSRESWWKETLGTRVPFGYNCN, from the coding sequence ATTATTTCACGAAATAAGAAGGATTGGATATCTGCCTTAGAAAATCAAAAGGCTGTTTATTTAATCAGGGACACAAATAACGGAAAATTATATGTAGGATCAGCTACAGGTGAAAATGGAATGCTGCTGCAAAGATGGAAAAGCTATGTCAGCAATGGGCATGGGGGTAATAAAGAGCTTCTGGACATTTTAAACACTCAAGGCTTTGATTACATGAAGAAATATTTTCAATATTCAATTCTAGAAAATTATAATTCAAGAGTTGATAAACAAATTATTTTAAGTAGAGAATCTTGGTGGAAAGAAACATTGGGGACAAGAGTTCCTTTTGGTTATAATTGCAACTAG
- a CDS encoding NYN domain-containing protein, with the protein MEELTIALLIDADNIGAKHIESILGELTKYGRVTIRRMYGDWTQERLKSWLEKSSQFSLTPIMQSNDTSRKNASDIGLVIDAMDILYSGKVNGFCIVSSDADFNKLAKRLRESGNLVIGIGEQKTPAAFRASCEKFISLDIINEETELEDEKLDTVSKNNEISEKSSTKSIIENAIIDMILDSNTDSMALGEIGQRINNMFPDFDVRNYHYTKLSELLKEFDSLSLSNKENKYWVTLKNIMPENIKEIENKIVVIFNKKKVSTMNIGELKKELSNVIPNLNIVIKKSGVTKFSIFLDKKIDIIRVSSNNAKLIKKG; encoded by the coding sequence ATGGAAGAATTAACAATTGCTTTATTGATAGATGCAGATAATATTGGAGCTAAGCATATTGAAAGTATTTTAGGTGAGCTTACAAAGTATGGAAGGGTTACAATAAGGCGAATGTATGGTGATTGGACACAGGAAAGGTTAAAATCTTGGTTAGAGAAATCTTCACAGTTTTCACTTACCCCTATAATGCAATCAAATGATACTTCTAGAAAGAATGCATCAGATATAGGACTTGTTATTGATGCCATGGATATATTATATTCAGGGAAGGTAAATGGTTTTTGCATTGTGTCAAGTGATGCTGATTTTAATAAATTGGCAAAAAGATTACGTGAGTCTGGAAACTTAGTAATTGGCATTGGAGAACAAAAAACACCAGCAGCATTTAGAGCTTCATGTGAAAAATTTATTTCTTTAGATATTATAAATGAAGAGACGGAACTTGAAGATGAGAAACTAGATACAGTATCTAAGAATAATGAAATTAGTGAAAAATCTTCTACAAAAAGTATTATAGAAAATGCTATTATTGATATGATTTTGGATAGCAATACGGATTCTATGGCCCTTGGAGAAATAGGACAAAGGATAAATAATATGTTCCCAGATTTTGATGTTAGAAATTATCATTATACAAAATTATCCGAACTATTAAAGGAGTTTGATAGCCTTTCACTAAGTAATAAAGAAAACAAATACTGGGTTACTCTAAAAAATATTATGCCAGAAAATATTAAAGAAATTGAAAATAAAATAGTTGTGATATTTAATAAAAAGAAAGTATCAACGATGAATATTGGTGAGCTTAAAAAAGAGTTATCCAACGTTATTCCAAATTTAAATATAGTGATTAAGAAAAGCGGAGTTACTAAGTTCTCTATATTCTTAGATAAAAAAATTGATATTATTAGAGTTAGTTCTAATAATGCTAAACTTATTAAAAAAGGCTAG
- a CDS encoding nuclease-related domain-containing protein: MVGLYIIIILVIVIAIALKKSKYDKSNYKKESGNGFFGVMMDKGKYGEYLSFNILEKIKGEHRILTNVYLPKENGETTEVDLIYLHETGIYVLESKNYSGWIFGDEKSKYWMQILKNKQKKKFYNPIRQNNTHIKYLIKLLKVDEKLVKSIIVFSERCVIKKMEVHSENVKVINRYALNKTIEQLINNSPKVFEAGEIIELYYELKSHTCVSEEMKAKHINQIEEIQVSEINTKNKSKNVNREIINNAKEIKLVGKEVKEINNVIEVAKKQDKVILDINKNDVYIGNLVTEKIREKLDESDGHASIKLFRGDSCEISYDSNESGLVSPKIPVPDQLTWEVFDAAVEVVINNGGKAPKGSARSKGARLGNELLPMNSVEGYIAHKVHGVKEGQSAFGPGFVIFAILDWAGICNNEKGFLTIKPSFLMELGESKNN, encoded by the coding sequence GAGTAATGATGGACAAAGGGAAATATGGAGAGTATTTATCGTTTAATATTTTAGAAAAAATAAAAGGGGAACATAGAATACTTACTAATGTATATTTGCCTAAAGAAAATGGAGAAACTACAGAAGTTGATTTAATATATTTACATGAAACAGGGATTTATGTTTTAGAATCAAAAAATTATAGCGGATGGATCTTTGGAGATGAGAAAAGTAAGTATTGGATGCAGATCTTAAAGAATAAACAGAAGAAAAAGTTTTATAATCCAATAAGGCAAAACAATACTCATATAAAATATCTAATAAAATTATTAAAAGTTGATGAAAAATTAGTAAAGTCAATTATAGTTTTTAGTGAAAGATGCGTCATAAAGAAAATGGAAGTTCATTCGGAAAATGTGAAAGTTATTAATAGATATGCTTTAAATAAAACAATAGAGCAGCTTATAAATAATTCTCCAAAGGTATTTGAAGCAGGTGAGATTATTGAGCTATATTATGAATTAAAGTCTCATACTTGCGTTAGTGAAGAGATGAAGGCAAAACATATAAATCAGATTGAAGAGATACAAGTTTCAGAAATTAATACTAAAAATAAAAGTAAAAATGTTAATAGAGAAATTATTAATAATGCAAAAGAAATTAAATTAGTGGGAAAAGAAGTTAAAGAAATTAATAATGTAATTGAGGTTGCTAAAAAGCAGGATAAAGTAATTTTAGATATAAATAAAAATGATGTATATATAGGGAATCTTGTTACAGAAAAAATTAGAGAAAAGTTAGACGAATCTGATGGACATGCGTCTATTAAACTATTTAGAGGTGATTCTTGTGAAATAAGTTACGATTCAAATGAAAGTGGGCTTGTTTCTCCTAAAATACCAGTTCCAGATCAATTAACCTGGGAGGTATTTGATGCTGCTGTAGAAGTTGTAATAAATAACGGAGGAAAGGCACCAAAAGGTAGCGCCAGATCAAAGGGAGCTAGACTTGGAAATGAACTTTTACCAATGAATTCAGTGGAAGGTTATATTGCACATAAGGTTCATGGAGTAAAAGAAGGACAAAGTGCATTTGGTCCAGGCTTTGTAATTTTTGCAATTTTAGATTGGGCAGGTATATGTAATAATGAAAAAGGGTTTTTAACTATAAAGCCTTCATTTTTGATGGAGCTTGGGGAAAGTAAAAATAATTAA